The following proteins come from a genomic window of Paucimonas lemoignei:
- the puuA_1 gene encoding glutamine synthetase produces MSVPPRAVQLNEANAFLKEHPEVLYVDLLIADMNGVVRGKRIERTSLHKVYEKGINLPASLFALDINGSTVESTGLGLDIGDADRICYPIPDTLCNEPWQKRPTAQLLMTMHELEGDPFFADPREVLRQVVAKFDEMGLTICAAFELEFYLIDQENVNGRPQPPRSPISGKRPHSTQVYLIDDLDEYVDCLQDILEGAKEQGIPADAIVKESAPAQFEVNLHHVADPIKACDYAVLLKRLIKNIAYDHEMDTTFMAKPYPGQAGNGLHVHISILDRDGKNIFTSEDPEQNAALRHAIGGVLETLPAQMAFLCPNVNSYRRFGAQFYVPNSPSWGLDNRTVAVRVPTGSADAVRIEHRVAGADANPYLLMASVLAGVHHGLTNKIEPGAPVSGNSYEQNEQSLPNNLRDALRELDDSEVMAKYIDPKYIDIFVACKESELEEFEHSISDLEYNWYLHTV; encoded by the coding sequence ATGTCGGTACCCCCGCGTGCCGTTCAGCTTAACGAAGCGAACGCGTTCCTTAAGGAACATCCTGAGGTTCTGTACGTTGACCTTCTGATTGCAGATATGAATGGTGTGGTGCGCGGCAAGCGCATTGAACGCACCAGCCTCCATAAGGTTTACGAGAAGGGCATCAACCTGCCTGCCTCTTTATTTGCTCTGGATATCAATGGCTCGACGGTGGAAAGCACCGGCCTGGGTCTGGACATCGGTGATGCTGACCGAATCTGTTATCCAATCCCCGATACCCTGTGCAACGAACCCTGGCAGAAGCGCCCTACTGCGCAGCTGTTGATGACCATGCACGAACTGGAAGGCGATCCGTTTTTCGCTGACCCGCGCGAAGTATTGCGCCAGGTGGTGGCCAAGTTCGACGAAATGGGCCTGACCATTTGCGCCGCCTTCGAGCTGGAGTTCTACCTGATCGACCAGGAGAACGTAAATGGCCGTCCGCAACCGCCACGCTCGCCGATTTCCGGCAAACGCCCGCACTCGACACAGGTCTACCTGATCGACGACCTCGACGAATACGTCGACTGCCTCCAGGACATTCTGGAAGGTGCCAAGGAGCAAGGCATTCCGGCTGACGCCATCGTCAAGGAAAGTGCTCCGGCTCAGTTTGAAGTCAACCTGCACCACGTTGCCGACCCGATCAAAGCGTGCGATTACGCCGTATTGCTCAAGCGCCTGATCAAGAACATCGCCTACGACCATGAGATGGACACCACCTTCATGGCCAAGCCTTACCCAGGCCAGGCAGGCAATGGTTTGCACGTCCACATCTCGATCCTGGATCGCGATGGCAAGAACATCTTCACCAGCGAGGATCCCGAGCAGAACGCCGCGTTACGTCATGCCATCGGCGGTGTGCTCGAGACCCTACCGGCGCAGATGGCGTTCCTTTGCCCGAACGTCAATTCATACCGCCGGTTCGGTGCTCAGTTCTATGTACCCAACTCCCCGAGCTGGGGCCTGGATAACCGCACCGTAGCCGTGCGCGTGCCAACCGGCTCTGCCGATGCCGTGCGTATCGAGCACCGTGTCGCGGGCGCCGATGCCAACCCGTACCTTCTGATGGCTTCGGTCCTGGCCGGTGTGCATCACGGTCTGACCAACAAGATCGAGCCAGGCGCTCCGGTGTCCGGCAACTCGTACGAGCAGAACGAACAAAGCCTGCCGAACAACCTGCGCGATGCACTGCGCGAGCTGGACGACAGTGAAGTGATGGCCAAGTACATCGATCCGAAATACATCGATATCTTTGTCGCCTGTAAGGAAAGTGAGCTGGAAGAGTTCGAACACTCCATCTCTGACCTTGAGTACAACTGGTACCTGCATACCGTTTAA
- the puuD gene encoding gamma-glutamyl-gamma-aminobutyrate hydrolase yields MSRLPLIGVTACTKQIGAHAYHVSGDKYVRAVAVAAKGLPLILPSLGPFLDPAQILASLDGLLFTGSPSNVEPYHYSGPASAPGTAHDPERDRTTLPLIRAAVAAGVPILGICRGFQELNVAFGGSLHQRVHETGTFMDHREPDNEPVEVQYAPSHAMHVQPGGVLASLGLGSEMCVNSIHGQGIERLAPGLRVEATAPDGLIEAVSVEGSAAFALGVQWHPEWQVSANPDYLAIFQAFGDACRKRSLQRDADASANP; encoded by the coding sequence ATGTCACGCTTGCCCTTGATCGGCGTTACCGCCTGCACCAAGCAGATCGGTGCTCATGCTTATCATGTCAGTGGCGACAAATACGTCCGGGCGGTAGCTGTGGCTGCCAAGGGCTTGCCGCTGATTCTACCGTCGCTGGGACCTTTTCTAGACCCTGCCCAAATCCTTGCCAGCCTTGATGGACTGCTGTTCACCGGCTCGCCTTCCAATGTCGAACCCTATCACTATAGTGGCCCTGCCAGCGCGCCGGGTACTGCTCATGATCCCGAACGCGACCGCACCACCTTACCGCTAATTCGTGCTGCCGTGGCCGCTGGTGTTCCAATTCTGGGCATTTGCCGAGGGTTTCAGGAGCTGAATGTGGCGTTTGGCGGCAGCCTGCACCAGCGTGTTCATGAAACTGGCACCTTCATGGATCATCGTGAGCCGGACAATGAACCGGTCGAAGTGCAGTATGCGCCCAGCCATGCCATGCATGTTCAGCCCGGCGGCGTTTTGGCTAGCCTGGGGCTGGGCAGCGAGATGTGTGTCAATTCAATTCATGGGCAGGGAATCGAGCGTCTTGCGCCCGGCCTGCGCGTGGAAGCCACTGCACCGGACGGTTTGATCGAAGCGGTCTCGGTTGAGGGCAGTGCGGCATTTGCCCTGGGCGTGCAATGGCACCCTGAGTGGCAAGTCAGCGCGAATCCGGATTACCTTGCTATCTTTCAAGCGTTTGGCGATGCCTGCCGAAAGCGCTCATTACAACGCGACGCCGATGCGTCAGCCAACCCCTGA
- the puuA_2 gene encoding glutamine synthetase, which produces MSTNLDQLTDWLKEHKITEVECMIADLTGITRGKISPTNKFIAEKGMRLPESVLLQTVTGDYVEDDIYYELLDPADIDMFCRPDANAVYVVPWAIEPTAQVIHDTYDKQGNPIELSPRNVLKKVLKLYADHGWQPIVAPEMEFYLTKRSDDPDYPLQPPVGRSGRPETGRQSFSIEAANEFDPLFEDVYDWCELQNLDLDTLIHEDGTAQMEINFRHGDALSLADQILVFKRTMREAALKHDVAATFMAKPMTGEPGSAMHLHQSIIDIHTGKNIFSNEDGTMSELFLQHIGGLQKLIPELLPLFAPNVNSFRRFLPDTSAPVNVEWGEENRTVGLRVPDAGPQNRRVENRLPGADANPYLAIAASLLCGFIGMVEHINPSAPVVGRGYERRNLRLPLTIEDALERMENSKTVEKYLGEKFIKGYVAVKRAEHENFKRVISSWEREFLLFAV; this is translated from the coding sequence ATGAGTACCAACCTCGACCAGCTCACTGATTGGTTGAAAGAACACAAGATCACCGAAGTCGAATGCATGATTGCAGACCTCACCGGGATCACTCGCGGCAAGATTTCTCCCACCAACAAATTCATTGCCGAGAAGGGCATGCGCTTGCCGGAGAGCGTATTGCTGCAGACGGTGACCGGTGACTACGTCGAAGACGACATCTATTACGAGCTGCTGGACCCGGCGGACATCGACATGTTCTGTCGCCCGGATGCCAACGCCGTGTATGTCGTGCCATGGGCCATAGAGCCCACCGCGCAGGTGATCCACGACACCTACGACAAGCAGGGCAACCCTATCGAGCTGTCGCCGCGCAACGTGCTCAAGAAAGTCCTCAAGCTGTACGCCGACCATGGCTGGCAGCCGATTGTTGCGCCGGAAATGGAGTTTTACCTCACCAAGCGCAGCGACGACCCTGACTATCCGTTGCAGCCGCCAGTGGGACGCTCGGGACGCCCTGAAACGGGCCGTCAGTCGTTCTCCATTGAAGCGGCGAACGAATTCGATCCGCTGTTCGAAGACGTCTACGACTGGTGCGAACTGCAGAACCTCGATCTGGACACGCTGATCCACGAAGACGGCACGGCGCAGATGGAAATCAACTTCCGTCACGGTGACGCCCTGTCCTTGGCTGACCAGATCCTGGTGTTCAAACGCACCATGCGTGAGGCCGCGCTCAAGCACGATGTAGCCGCCACTTTCATGGCCAAGCCGATGACAGGCGAGCCGGGCAGCGCCATGCACTTGCACCAGAGCATCATCGACATCCATACCGGCAAGAACATCTTCTCCAACGAAGACGGGACCATGAGCGAGCTGTTCCTGCAGCACATCGGCGGCTTGCAGAAGCTGATCCCCGAGCTGTTGCCGCTGTTCGCGCCCAACGTCAACTCGTTCCGCCGCTTCCTGCCAGACACCTCGGCGCCGGTGAACGTGGAGTGGGGCGAAGAAAACCGCACCGTGGGCCTGCGTGTACCGGATGCCGGGCCGCAGAACCGTCGCGTGGAAAACCGCTTGCCCGGCGCCGACGCCAACCCGTATCTGGCCATCGCCGCAAGCCTGCTGTGCGGCTTTATCGGCATGGTCGAGCACATCAATCCGAGCGCGCCAGTGGTCGGCCGTGGCTACGAGCGACGCAACCTGCGTCTGCCGCTGACCATTGAAGACGCGCTGGAGCGTATGGAAAACAGCAAGACCGTCGAGAAGTACCTGGGTGAGAAATTCATCAAGGGTTATGTCGCGGTCAAACGTGCCGAGCATGAGAATTTCAAACGCGTGATCAGCTCGTGGGAGCGGGAGTTCCTGCTGTTTGCGGTTTGA
- a CDS encoding aminotransferase — protein MSSKNPKTREWQALSSEHHLAPFSDYKQLKEVGPRIITRSSGVYLWDSEGHKILDGMSGLWCVAIGYGRDELADAAAKQMRELPYYNLFFMTAHPPVLELAKVISDIAPAGMNHVFFTGSGSEGNDTMLRMVRHYWAIKGQPNKKTIISRVNGYHGSTVAGASLGGMTYMHEQGDLPIPGIVHIPQPYWFGEGGDMTPDEFGIWAAEQLEKKILELGVDNVGAFIAEPIQGAGGVIVPPESYWPKIKEILDKYDILFVADEVICGFGRTGEWFGSDFYGLKPDMMTIAKGLTSGYIPMGGLIVRDEVVAVLNEGGDFNHGFTYSGHPVAAAVALENIRILREERIVERVKAETAPYLQKRLRELSDHPLVGEVRGVGLLGAIELVKDKATRERYTGKGAGMICRTFCFENGLIMRAVGDTMIIAPPLVISFAEIDELIEKARKCLDLTLAELQG, from the coding sequence ATGAGTTCCAAGAACCCCAAGACACGCGAATGGCAAGCCCTGAGCAGCGAGCATCACCTCGCGCCATTCAGCGATTACAAGCAACTCAAGGAAGTCGGCCCGCGGATCATCACCCGTTCCAGCGGCGTGTATCTGTGGGACAGCGAAGGCCACAAGATTCTTGATGGCATGTCTGGCCTTTGGTGCGTCGCCATCGGCTATGGCCGCGATGAGCTGGCTGATGCCGCCGCGAAACAGATGCGCGAGTTGCCGTACTACAACCTGTTCTTCATGACCGCCCACCCGCCGGTGCTGGAACTGGCCAAAGTCATTTCCGACATCGCCCCGGCCGGCATGAACCATGTGTTTTTCACCGGCTCGGGTTCCGAAGGCAACGACACGATGTTGCGTATGGTCCGCCACTACTGGGCGATCAAGGGCCAGCCGAACAAGAAAACCATCATCAGCCGGGTCAATGGCTATCACGGCTCCACCGTCGCTGGCGCAAGCCTGGGTGGCATGACCTACATGCACGAGCAGGGCGACTTGCCGATCCCTGGCATTGTGCACATCCCGCAGCCGTACTGGTTCGGTGAAGGTGGCGACATGACGCCGGACGAATTCGGCATCTGGGCCGCCGAGCAACTGGAGAAGAAGATTCTCGAACTGGGCGTGGATAACGTCGGAGCCTTTATCGCCGAGCCGATTCAGGGCGCAGGCGGAGTCATCGTGCCGCCCGAGAGCTACTGGCCGAAGATCAAGGAAATCCTCGACAAGTACGACATCCTGTTCGTCGCCGATGAAGTGATCTGTGGCTTTGGCCGCACGGGTGAGTGGTTCGGTAGCGATTTCTACGGCCTCAAACCGGACATGATGACCATCGCCAAAGGCCTGACCTCGGGTTACATCCCTATGGGCGGCTTGATCGTGCGCGATGAGGTGGTGGCAGTGCTCAACGAAGGTGGCGATTTCAACCACGGCTTTACTTATTCGGGGCATCCGGTGGCGGCTGCCGTGGCGCTGGAGAACATTCGCATCCTGCGTGAAGAGCGGATCGTCGAGCGCGTGAAGGCTGAAACGGCACCATACTTGCAGAAACGTCTACGTGAGCTGAGCGATCATCCGCTGGTGGGTGAGGTCCGTGGTGTTGGCCTGTTGGGGGCCATTGAACTGGTCAAGGACAAGGCGACCCGCGAGCGTTACACCGGCAAAGGCGCGGGCATGATCTGTCGAACCTTCTGCTTCGAAAACGGCCTGATCATGCGAGCAGTGGGCGACACCATGATCATCGCTCCGCCGTTGGTGATCAGCTTTGCCGAGATTGACGAGCTGATAGAGAAAGCACGCAAGTGCCTGGATCTGACCTTGGCAGAGCTGCAAGGCTAA
- the potF_1 gene encoding extracellular solute-binding protein: protein MKTFGKTLLALSLMGVVAAAAQADDKVLHVYNWSDYIAPDTISKFEKESGIKVVYDVFDSNETLEAKLLAGKSGYDIVVPSNNFLAKQIKAGVYQELDKSKLPNYKNLNTDLLKAVSVSDPGNKHAFPYMWGSIGIGFNPDKIKAALGADAPTNTWDLLFKPENAAKLKSCGISFLDSPTEMLPIALHYLGYPTDSQDKKQLAEAEALFMKIRPSIGYFHSSKYISDLANGNICVAVGYSGDIYQAKARAEEAGGKVKVSYNIPKEGAGSFYDMVAIPKDAENVEGAYKFMNFIMQPEIMAEITNEVHFPNGNSASTPLVNKDITSDPGVYPPADVLSKLYAIADLPAATQRIMTRSWTKIKSGK from the coding sequence ATGAAAACATTTGGCAAGACCCTCCTCGCCCTGTCCCTGATGGGCGTCGTGGCCGCCGCTGCGCAGGCCGACGACAAAGTGCTGCACGTGTACAACTGGTCCGACTACATCGCACCGGACACCATCTCCAAATTCGAGAAAGAGTCGGGCATCAAAGTCGTCTACGACGTGTTCGACAGCAACGAAACCCTGGAAGCCAAGCTGCTGGCGGGCAAGTCCGGTTACGACATCGTCGTGCCGTCGAACAACTTCCTCGCCAAGCAGATCAAGGCCGGGGTTTATCAGGAACTGGACAAGTCCAAGCTGCCTAACTACAAAAACCTGAACACCGACCTGCTCAAAGCCGTGTCGGTCAGTGACCCTGGCAACAAGCACGCCTTCCCGTACATGTGGGGCTCGATTGGTATCGGCTTCAACCCGGACAAGATCAAGGCCGCGCTGGGTGCTGACGCGCCGACCAACACCTGGGACCTGCTGTTCAAGCCAGAGAACGCAGCCAAGCTGAAATCCTGTGGCATCAGCTTCCTCGATTCGCCAACCGAAATGCTGCCGATCGCCCTGCATTACCTGGGCTACCCGACCGACAGCCAGGACAAGAAGCAACTGGCCGAAGCCGAAGCGCTGTTCATGAAGATTCGTCCATCGATCGGCTACTTCCACTCGTCCAAGTACATCTCGGATCTGGCCAACGGCAACATCTGCGTCGCCGTGGGTTACTCGGGTGACATCTACCAGGCCAAAGCACGTGCTGAAGAAGCCGGTGGCAAGGTCAAGGTCAGCTACAACATTCCCAAAGAAGGTGCAGGCAGCTTCTACGACATGGTCGCCATCCCTAAAGATGCCGAAAACGTTGAGGGCGCCTACAAGTTCATGAACTTCATCATGCAGCCGGAAATCATGGCTGAAATCACCAACGAGGTGCACTTCCCGAACGGCAACTCCGCTTCGACGCCTCTGGTCAACAAAGACATCACCAGCGACCCGGGCGTTTACCCGCCAGCTGATGTGCTGTCCAAGTTGTACGCCATCGCTGACCTGCCTGCCGCAACGCAGCGGATCATGACGCGCAGCTGGACCAAAATTAAGTCGGGTAAATAA
- the potF_2 gene encoding extracellular solute-binding protein has protein sequence MSISFIAKSMLAAATLTLTVGAQAASTVHIYNWSDYIGTTTLEDFEKTTGIKPMYDVFDSNETLEAKLLAGRTGYDVVVPSNHFLGKQIKAGAFQKLDKSQLPNYKNLDPVLLKRLEKNDPGNQYAVPYLWGTNGIGYNVEKVKAALGVDKIDSWAVLFEPENIKKLQSCGVAFMDSADEMLPAVLNYMGLDPNSTKEADYKKAEAKLMAVRPYVTYFHSSKYITDLANGDICVAAGFSGDVFQAKARAEEAGKGVNIAYSIPKEGGNLWFDMLAIPADAKNTKEAHAFINYLLDPAVIAKVSDQVGYANANPASGELMDQAIRTDESVYPPQEVLDRLFVNSELPPKVQRLMTRSWTKVKSGK, from the coding sequence GTGTCTATTTCTTTTATCGCCAAATCCATGCTCGCTGCGGCCACGCTGACCCTCACCGTCGGTGCTCAGGCTGCGTCCACTGTGCATATTTATAATTGGTCCGATTACATCGGTACGACCACCCTCGAAGACTTCGAAAAAACCACCGGCATCAAGCCGATGTACGACGTATTCGACTCCAACGAAACCCTGGAAGCCAAGCTGCTGGCGGGGCGCACCGGTTACGATGTGGTGGTGCCGTCCAATCACTTCCTCGGCAAGCAGATCAAGGCGGGCGCGTTTCAGAAGCTCGACAAGAGTCAGCTGCCCAACTACAAGAATCTCGATCCGGTGCTGCTCAAGCGCCTGGAGAAGAATGATCCGGGCAACCAGTACGCCGTGCCGTATCTGTGGGGCACCAATGGCATCGGCTACAACGTCGAGAAAGTCAAAGCGGCGCTGGGCGTCGACAAGATCGATTCCTGGGCTGTGCTGTTCGAGCCAGAGAACATCAAGAAGCTGCAAAGCTGCGGCGTAGCCTTCATGGATTCGGCGGATGAAATGCTCCCGGCCGTGCTCAATTACATGGGCCTGGATCCGAACAGCACCAAAGAAGCGGACTACAAAAAAGCCGAAGCCAAGCTCATGGCCGTTCGCCCTTACGTGACCTACTTCCATTCCTCGAAATACATCACCGACCTGGCCAATGGCGACATCTGTGTGGCAGCGGGCTTCTCGGGTGATGTCTTCCAGGCCAAGGCGCGCGCTGAAGAGGCTGGCAAGGGCGTAAACATCGCCTACAGCATCCCCAAAGAGGGCGGCAACCTGTGGTTCGACATGCTGGCAATCCCGGCTGATGCCAAGAACACCAAAGAAGCTCACGCGTTTATCAATTACCTGCTTGATCCAGCCGTTATCGCCAAAGTCAGTGACCAGGTGGGCTACGCCAACGCTAACCCTGCGTCTGGGGAGTTGATGGATCAGGCAATTCGCACTGACGAGTCTGTGTACCCGCCTCAGGAAGTGCTGGACCGTCTTTTCGTGAATAGCGAGTTGCCACCCAAGGTGCAACGTCTGATGACCCGCAGCTGGACCAAGGTCAAGTCGGGCAAATAA
- the potG gene encoding putative putrescine ABC transporter ATP-binding protein has translation MAVASGAYKKSIEGGQQPKQVLVKIDRVTKKFDETIAVDDVSLQINKGEIFALLGGSGSGKSTLLRMLAGFERPTEGRIYLDGVDITDMPPYERPINMMFQSYALFPHMSVEQNIAFGLQQDKLPKAEIKARVDEMLKLVQMTQYARRKPHQLSGGQRQRVALARSLAKKPKLLLLDEPMGALDKKLRSQMQLELVEIIERVGVTCVMVTHDQEEAMTMAERIAIMHLGWIAQIGSPIDIYETPTSRLVCEFIGNVNLFEGEVIEDMEGHALIRSPELERNIYVGHGVTTSVEDKHITYALRPEKLLVTTEQPAFEYNWSRGKVHDIAYLGGHSVFYVELPCGKLVQSFVANAERQGTRPTWGDEVFVWWEDDSGVVLRS, from the coding sequence ATGGCAGTTGCCTCCGGCGCCTACAAGAAATCAATCGAAGGCGGTCAGCAACCCAAGCAGGTGCTGGTCAAGATCGATCGGGTCACGAAGAAATTCGACGAGACGATTGCCGTGGACGATGTGTCCCTGCAAATCAACAAGGGCGAAATCTTCGCCTTGCTGGGCGGTTCCGGCTCGGGCAAGTCCACCTTGCTGCGCATGCTGGCGGGTTTCGAGCGGCCGACCGAAGGCCGGATTTACCTCGATGGCGTCGACATCACCGACATGCCGCCGTACGAGCGCCCGATCAACATGATGTTCCAGTCGTATGCGCTGTTCCCGCACATGAGCGTGGAGCAGAACATCGCGTTCGGCCTGCAGCAGGACAAACTGCCCAAAGCCGAAATCAAAGCCCGCGTCGATGAAATGCTCAAACTGGTGCAGATGACCCAGTACGCGCGCCGCAAGCCGCATCAGCTGTCTGGCGGCCAGCGTCAACGAGTGGCCCTGGCGCGTTCCCTGGCGAAAAAGCCAAAACTGCTGTTGCTCGATGAGCCGATGGGCGCGCTGGATAAAAAGCTGCGTTCGCAGATGCAGCTTGAGTTGGTGGAGATCATCGAGCGGGTCGGCGTGACCTGCGTGATGGTGACCCACGACCAGGAAGAGGCCATGACCATGGCCGAGCGTATCGCGATCATGCACCTGGGCTGGATCGCCCAGATCGGCAGTCCGATCGACATCTACGAAACACCGACCAGCCGCTTGGTCTGCGAATTCATCGGTAACGTCAACCTGTTCGAAGGCGAAGTGATCGAAGACATGGAGGGCCATGCCCTGATCCGCAGCCCCGAGCTTGAGCGCAATATCTATGTCGGCCACGGCGTGACCACGTCTGTGGAAGACAAACACATCACCTACGCCCTGCGCCCGGAGAAACTGCTGGTCACCACCGAGCAACCAGCGTTCGAATACAACTGGTCCCGAGGCAAGGTTCACGACATCGCATATCTGGGCGGGCACTCGGTGTTCTACGTCGAGCTGCCATGCGGCAAGCTGGTGCAGTCGTTTGTCGCCAACGCCGAGCGTCAGGGCACGCGGCCGACCTGGGGCGATGAAGTGTTCGTCTGGTGGGAAGACGACAGCGGCGTGGTACTGCGCTCATGA
- the potH_1 gene encoding putrescine ABC transporter permease — protein MKIRKIKRTLNRIIPNGRQLVIGAPFLWLFLFFALPFLIVIKISFAEADVAIPPYTEIFSYAEQKFEVILNFANYALLTGDDLYISAYLGSLKMAFFSTLLCLLIGFPMAYGIATARKELQTVLLLLIMMPTWTAILIRVYAWMGILSNNGLLNAFLMWLGLIDEPLQILNTNLAVYIGVVYSYLPFMILPLYANLVKHDTSLLEAASDLGSSTFNSFWKITVPLSKNGVIAGCMLVFIPVVGEFVIPELLGGPETLMIGRVLWQEFFNNRDWPVASALAVIMLLILIVPIILFNRSQAKELEGRA, from the coding sequence ATGAAAATACGCAAGATCAAGCGGACGTTGAACCGCATCATTCCCAATGGCAGGCAACTGGTCATCGGCGCGCCGTTTCTCTGGCTGTTTCTGTTCTTTGCCTTGCCGTTTCTGATCGTCATCAAGATCAGCTTCGCCGAAGCCGACGTGGCGATCCCGCCGTACACGGAAATCTTCAGCTACGCCGAGCAGAAGTTCGAAGTGATCCTCAACTTCGCCAACTACGCGCTGCTGACGGGCGATGACCTGTACATTTCGGCGTACCTGGGTTCGCTGAAAATGGCCTTCTTCAGCACCTTGTTGTGCCTGTTGATCGGCTTCCCCATGGCCTACGGCATCGCCACGGCGCGCAAAGAACTGCAGACCGTTCTGTTGCTGCTGATCATGATGCCGACCTGGACCGCGATCCTGATCCGGGTTTACGCCTGGATGGGCATCCTCAGCAACAACGGGCTGCTCAACGCCTTCCTGATGTGGCTGGGCCTGATCGACGAGCCGCTGCAGATCCTCAACACCAACCTCGCGGTGTATATCGGCGTGGTCTATTCGTACCTGCCGTTCATGATCCTGCCGCTGTACGCCAACCTGGTCAAACACGACACCAGCCTGCTGGAAGCCGCGTCGGACCTGGGTTCCAGCACTTTCAACAGCTTCTGGAAAATCACCGTGCCGCTGTCCAAGAACGGCGTCATTGCCGGCTGCATGCTGGTGTTCATTCCGGTGGTGGGCGAGTTCGTCATCCCCGAGCTGCTGGGTGGCCCGGAAACCCTGATGATTGGCCGCGTGCTGTGGCAAGAGTTCTTCAATAACCGTGACTGGCCGGTGGCTTCGGCGCTGGCGGTGATCATGCTGTTGATTCTGATCGTACCGATCATCCTGTTTAACCGCAGTCAGGCCAAAGAGCTGGAGGGCAGGGCATGA
- the ydcV_1 gene encoding binding-protein dependent transport system inner membrane protein: MRGFRFSNMMLVLGLIFIYAPMVILVIYSFNASKLVTVWGGWSVHWYVGLLDNSQLMGSVMRSLEIATYTAIAAVALGTMAAFVLTRITRFKGRTFFGGLVTAPLVMPEVITGLSLLLLFVAMAQLIGWPQERGIVTIWIAHTTFCAAYVAVVVSARLRELDMSIEEAAMDLGARPWKVFFLITIPMIAPSLAAGAMMSFALSLDDLVLASFVSGPGSTTLPMEVFSAVRLGVKPEINAVASLILLAVSIATFLVWFFTRRAEQQRKKAIQQAIEESAADTYKQPDPRRAAAPV, translated from the coding sequence ATGAGAGGCTTTCGATTCTCGAACATGATGCTGGTCCTGGGCCTGATCTTTATCTACGCGCCAATGGTGATTCTGGTCATCTATTCGTTCAACGCCTCCAAGCTGGTGACGGTCTGGGGTGGATGGTCGGTGCACTGGTATGTGGGGTTGCTGGATAACTCACAGCTGATGGGTTCAGTGATGCGCTCGCTGGAAATCGCCACCTACACGGCGATTGCGGCGGTGGCGCTGGGCACCATGGCCGCGTTCGTGTTGACGCGCATCACCCGCTTCAAGGGCCGCACGTTCTTCGGCGGGCTGGTGACAGCGCCGCTGGTGATGCCCGAAGTGATCACCGGTCTGTCGCTATTGCTGCTGTTCGTGGCCATGGCGCAGTTGATCGGCTGGCCGCAGGAACGCGGTATCGTCACCATCTGGATCGCCCACACCACGTTCTGCGCCGCTTATGTGGCGGTGGTGGTATCTGCGCGCTTGCGTGAGCTGGACATGTCCATCGAAGAGGCGGCCATGGACCTGGGGGCGCGGCCGTGGAAGGTGTTCTTCCTGATTACCATCCCGATGATCGCGCCATCGTTGGCGGCGGGGGCAATGATGTCGTTCGCGCTGTCGCTGGACGATCTGGTACTCGCCAGCTTCGTCTCCGGCCCTGGTTCGACGACCTTGCCGATGGAAGTGTTCTCTGCCGTGCGTCTGGGCGTGAAGCCTGAGATCAACGCCGTGGCGAGTCTGATTCTGCTGGCAGTGTCCATCGCGACCTTCCTGGTCTGGTTCTTCACCCGCCGCGCCGAACAGCAGCGCAAGAAAGCCATTCAGCAAGCCATCGAAGAAAGCGCTGCCGACACCTACAAACAACCCGACCCACGCCGCGCGGCTGCGCCGGTTTGA